A single region of the Ahaetulla prasina isolate Xishuangbanna chromosome 13, ASM2864084v1, whole genome shotgun sequence genome encodes:
- the FANCI gene encoding Fanconi anemia group I protein isoform X3 codes for MLFIEAIKGGSLLSGKSLELFPTILTVLATSKETLEYGTGELTGDEYKKQLINTLCSSRWSPQYVIHLTSMFRDVPLSKEELQFVVEKILRMFSKLDLQEIPPLVYQLLLLSSKGSKKNVLEGIVNFFNQMDKKQKDEQRDSESLELEEATVPLEQLRHVEGTIILHVVLAINLDHDLGKELIKYLKTEQQGDPGKALCPFSVTILLSMARIRRFKEQIFDFLKTSIMKTFKDKQFIQGSGFLQDLAPLQYDISDMFLEVVANSVFGWDHVTQGLVELGFILMDSYGPKRPFGGKAMESNHILPKTPAQQVCKLGADILLETFKVHEPIRSEILEQILNRVITNAGVPIAHFIDLLSSIILSAPLVLQNSSSNVTEAFEHLSFLPLDTVQGFLKAVQPLLKISMSLRDSLILVLRKSMFSGQLDARKSAVAGFLLLLKNFKVLGSLTSSQCSQAIGASQVQVDVHARYNAAANEAFCLEILGSLRRCLSQQADVRLTLYEGFYDVLRRNSQLSHSILDMLLSQIKQYYEAEPDLLPPLKLEKCILAQRDQIFLQEPLAHLLCCIQHCLTWYTNVLTAHQQAEDQEEEEEDRSFQQELDKTLESITRRMIKSELEDFELDKSADFSQSTGVGLKNNIYAILVMGICEVLIEYNFSTGNYNKNKFEDVLSLFKCYANLCEILKEKTGKNKLSSTNKIARSFLSMGFVCTLLTSLFRDSAQSHKESLAVLRSSTEFMRYAVTVALQKVQQLDETGQTDGPEGENPGKMFQYLCKITRVLLWRYTSIPTSAEEFGKKDKGKSISLLCLEGLLRIFNTVPQLYPTKISQFLQALDIANEEDEEVAEVNVTEKAAFQIRQFQRSLTNLISNTEEDFSSKEALLLINILVMLSKLLDPSSSQFVQLLSWTVKLCKETSLEDAPCCKGLLSLLFTLHALVKSPVTILRDLAQDIHAQLGDIDQDVEMEHQCHFAIMNSKTAAPTACLMVLSQADKILEEVDWLINKMKNYLGSEAAENASQAVNQTQPLEKAVILQLGTALTAYHELVQTALPTGSCVDTLLRSLSKVYAILTTLVKYYLQVCRNTTGGIPGRFEKLVRLSGSHMTPQCYAFITYVQNIQRENLTSAIEKKKKDKKGEESAVMAKVLRETKPIPNLVFAIEQYENFLIHLSKKSKVNLMQYMKLSASRDFRINVSTVENALQEQNAEDEPDQDESVASAQSNTSREPKKKRRKK; via the exons GGATGTTCCATTGAGTAAAGAAGAGCTGCAATTTGTGGTAGAAAAGATCTTAAGAATGTTCTCAAAGTTAGATCTTCAGGAAATCCCACCTTTAGTGTATCAGCTGTTGCTGCTTTCTTCCAAG GGTAGCAAGAAAAACGTTTTGGAAGGGATTGTCAACTTTTTCAACCAGATGGATAAAAAGCAAAAAGATGAGCAGAGAGATTCAGA ATCCCTGGAACTTGAAGAAGCTACAGTGCCCTTAGAACAACTCCGCCACGTGGAAGGCACCATCATTCTGCACGTTGTACTAGCGATAAATCTGGACCATGATCTAGGAAAGGAGCTCATAAAATACTTAAAG ACGGAGCAGCAAGGAGATCCCGGGAAAGCCCTCTGCCCCTTCAGTGTGACCATTCTGCTTTCAATGGCCAGAATACGCCGATTTAAAGAACAG ATATTTGACTTTCTGAAAACGTCAATTATGAAAACTTTCAAGGACAAACAGTTTATTCAGGGCTCCGGGTTTCTACAGGATTTAGCTCCTCTACAGTATGATATATCTGACATGTTTTTGGAAGTTGTAGCAAACAG CGTGTTTGGTTGGGATCATGTGACTCAGGGTCTAGTAGAACTTGGATTTATCCTGATGGACTCTTATGGGCCAAAAAGACCTTTTGGAGGTAAAGCCATGGAAAGTAACCATATTTTGCCCAAAACTCCAGCCCAGCAAGTGTGTAAATTGGGAGCTGATATCCTCTTGGAAACTTTCAAG GTCCATGAACCGATCAGAAGTGAAATTCTAGAGCAGATCCTGAACAGAGTGATCACAAATGCAGGCGTTCCCATCGCCCACTTCATAG ACTTATTATCTAGCATAATTCTATCTGCTCCTCTGGTCCTTCAGAATTCTTCCTCTAATGTTACAGAAGCTTTTGAGCATTTGTCATTCCTTCCTCTTGACACAGTTCAAGGGTTTCTCAAGGCTGTGCAG CCTTTGCTCAAAATAAGCATGTCCTTGAGGGACTCGCTGATCCTTGTTCTTCGCAAATCTATGTTCTCTGG ACAACTAGATGCCCGCAAGTCAGCAGTTGCTGGATTTTTGCTCCTCTTGAAAAATTTTAAGGTTCTGGGGAGCTTGACCTCTTCCCAATGCAGCCAAGCAATTGGAGCTAGTCAG GTGCAAGTAGATGTCCACGCCCGCTATAATGCGGCAGCCAATGAGGCCTTCTGCTTAGAGATCCTAGGCAGCCTGAGACGATGCCTGAGCCAGCAGGCTGATGTCAGACTCACCCTCTACGAG GGTTTTTATGATGTCCTGCGCAGAAATTCTCAATTGAGCCATTCCATTCTGGACATGCTTCTCTCGCAG ATAAAACAATATTACGAAGCTGAACCAGACCTGCTGCCACCgttaaaattagaaaaatgcaTCCTGGCTCAAAGAGATCAAATCTTCTTGCAGGAACCTTTg GCTCACCTTTTGTGCTGCATTCAACATTGTTTGACCTGGTATACAAACGTTTTAACTGCGCACCAGCAAGCTGAagatcaggaggaggaggaggaggatagaagCTTCCAGCAAGAATTAGATAAGACGTTGGAATCCATCACAAGACGAATGATAAAGAGTGAACTGGAAGATTTTGAGCTG GATAAATCGGCAGACTTCTCTCAATCAACCGGAGTGGGCTTAAAGAACAACATCTATGCCATTTTAGTGATGGGGATCTGTGAGGTCTTGATTGAATACAACTTTAGTACAGGCAACTACAA TAAGAACAAGTTTGAAGATGTTCTGAGCCTGTTCAAGTGCTACGCAAATCTTTGTGAAATCctgaaagaaaaaacaggaaagaaCAAACTCTCGTCAACGAACAAAATTGCCCGAAGTTTCCTGTCAATGGGCTTTGTGTGTACTTTACTTACAAGTCTCTTCAG GGACTCTGCCCAAAGCCACAAGGAGAGCCTGGCTGTTCTCCGCTCCAGCACTGAGTTCATGCGTTATGCTGTTACCGTAGCATTGCAGAAAGTGCAGCAATTGGATGAGACGGGGCAGACAGATGGGCCAGAGGGAGAGAACCCAGGGAAGATGTTCCAGTATCTTTGCAAAATCACTCG AGTCCTCCTCTGGAGATATACCTCAATCCCAACATCAGCAGAAGAATTTGGGAAGAAGGATAAAGGCAAAAGCATCTCGTTGCTATGCTTGGAAGGCCTGCTGAGGATTTTTAACACAGTGCCACAACTTTATCCAACCAAAATCTCGCAGTTCCTCCAGGCTTTGG ATATCGCGAATGAAGAGGACGAAGAAGTAGCAGAGGTGAATGTCACTGAGAAAGCTGCCTTCCAGATTCGGCAGTTTCAG AGATCACTAACAAACCTGATCAGCAACACAGAAGAAGATTTTAGCAGCAAGGAAGCTCTTCTGTTGATCAACATCCTTGTGATGCTCTCAAAACTGTTGGACCCTTCCTCATCCcag TTTGTACAGCTGTTATCATGGACAGTGAAGCTTTGCAAGGAAACTAGTTTGG AAGATGCTCCTTGCTGCAAAGGTTTACTTTCTCTGCTTTTCACACTGCATGCTCTTGTTAAGAGCCCAGTCACCATTCTGCGTGATCTTGCCCAAGACATCCATGCTCAGCTGGGAGACATAGACCAG GATGTTGAGATGGAACATCAGTGCCACTTTGCCATCATGAACTCAAAGACTGCAGCTCCTACAGCTTGT TTGATGGTTTTGAGTCAAGCAGACAAGATCCTTGAAGAGGTAGATTGGCTGATCAACAAGATGAAAAACTATTTGGGATCCGAGGCAGCAG aaaaTGCCTCTCAAGCAGTAAACCAGACTCAACCGCTAGAGAAGGCTGTCATTCTACAGCTTGGGACTGCGCTGACGGCCTACCACGAGTTGGTCCAAACAGCCTTACCCACAGGGAGCTGTGTGGACACCTTGCTTAGGAGTCTCAGCAAGGTGTATGCCATTCTCACAACACTTGTCAAATAT TATCTCCAAGTGTGTCGAAACACAACCGGAGGGATTCCGGGACGATTTGAGAAACTG GTTAGACTGTCTGGTTCCCACATGACTCCCCAGTGCTATGCCTTCATCACATACGTACAG AACATCCAACGTGAAAACCTGACTTCTGCAatcgaaaaaaagaaaaaagacaaaaagggaGAGGAATCCGCTGTTATG GCTAAAGTGCTGCGGGAGACTAAACCAATTCCAAACTTGGTTTTCGCCATAGAACAGTATGAGAATTTTCTGATCCATCTCTCTAAAAAGTCAAAG GTCAACCTAATGCAATACATGAAACTAAGCGCTTCCCGGGACTTCCGAATCAACGTATCTACTGTAGAAAATGCCCTACAGGAACAGAATGCTGAGGATGAGCCAGACCAAGATGAG aGCGTTGCATCTGCCCAGTCAAACACCAGCAGAGAACCCAAGAAAAAAAGACGAAAAAAATGA
- the FANCI gene encoding Fanconi anemia group I protein isoform X2 — protein MLEAHKLPGLTLADLAMLFIEAIKGGSLLSGKSLELFPTILTVLATSKETLEYGTGELTGDEYKKQLINTLCSSRWSPQYVIHLTSMFRDVPLSKEELQFVVEKILRMFSKLDLQEIPPLVYQLLLLSSKGSKKNVLEGIVNFFNQMDKKQKDEQRDSESLELEEATVPLEQLRHVEGTIILHVVLAINLDHDLGKELIKYLKTEQQGDPGKALCPFSVTILLSMARIRRFKEQIFDFLKTSIMKTFKDKQFIQGSGFLQDLAPLQYDISDMFLEVVANSVFGWDHVTQGLVELGFILMDSYGPKRPFGGKAMESNHILPKTPAQQVCKLGADILLETFKVHEPIRSEILEQILNRVITNAGVPIAHFIDLLSSIILSAPLVLQNSSSNVTEAFEHLSFLPLDTVQGFLKAVQPLLKISMSLRDSLILVLRKSMFSGQLDARKSAVAGFLLLLKNFKVLGSLTSSQCSQAIGASQVQVDVHARYNAAANEAFCLEILGSLRRCLSQQADVRLTLYEGFYDVLRRNSQLSHSILDMLLSQIKQYYEAEPDLLPPLKLEKCILAQRDQIFLQEPLAHLLCCIQHCLTWYTNVLTAHQQAEDQEEEEEDRSFQQELDKTLESITRRMIKSELEDFELDKSADFSQSTGVGLKNNIYAILVMGICEVLIEYNFSTGNYNKNKFEDVLSLFKCYANLCEILKEKTGKNKLSSTNKIARSFLSMGFVCTLLTSLFRDSAQSHKESLAVLRSSTEFMRYAVTVALQKVQQLDETGQTDGPEGENPGKMFQYLCKITRVLLWRYTSIPTSAEEFGKKDKGKSISLLCLEGLLRIFNTVPQLYPTKISQFLQALDIANEEDEEVAEVNVTEKAAFQIRQFQRSLTNLISNTEEDFSSKEALLLINILVMLSKLLDPSSSQFVQLLSWTVKLCKETSLEDAPCCKGLLSLLFTLHALVKSPVTILRDLAQDIHAQLGDIDQDVEMEHQCHFAIMNSKTAAPTACLMVLSQADKILEEVDWLINKMKNYLGSEAAENASQAVNQTQPLEKAVILQLGTALTAYHELVQTALPTGSCVDTLLRSLSKVYAILTTLVKYYLQVCRNTTGGIPGRFEKLVRLSGSHMTPQCYAFITYVQNIQRENLTSAIEKKKKDKKGEESAVMAKVLRETKPIPNLVFAIEQYENFLIHLSKKSKVNLMQYMKLSASRDFRINVSTVENALQEQNAEDEPDQDESVASAQSNTSREPKKKRRKK, from the exons GGATGTTCCATTGAGTAAAGAAGAGCTGCAATTTGTGGTAGAAAAGATCTTAAGAATGTTCTCAAAGTTAGATCTTCAGGAAATCCCACCTTTAGTGTATCAGCTGTTGCTGCTTTCTTCCAAG GGTAGCAAGAAAAACGTTTTGGAAGGGATTGTCAACTTTTTCAACCAGATGGATAAAAAGCAAAAAGATGAGCAGAGAGATTCAGA ATCCCTGGAACTTGAAGAAGCTACAGTGCCCTTAGAACAACTCCGCCACGTGGAAGGCACCATCATTCTGCACGTTGTACTAGCGATAAATCTGGACCATGATCTAGGAAAGGAGCTCATAAAATACTTAAAG ACGGAGCAGCAAGGAGATCCCGGGAAAGCCCTCTGCCCCTTCAGTGTGACCATTCTGCTTTCAATGGCCAGAATACGCCGATTTAAAGAACAG ATATTTGACTTTCTGAAAACGTCAATTATGAAAACTTTCAAGGACAAACAGTTTATTCAGGGCTCCGGGTTTCTACAGGATTTAGCTCCTCTACAGTATGATATATCTGACATGTTTTTGGAAGTTGTAGCAAACAG CGTGTTTGGTTGGGATCATGTGACTCAGGGTCTAGTAGAACTTGGATTTATCCTGATGGACTCTTATGGGCCAAAAAGACCTTTTGGAGGTAAAGCCATGGAAAGTAACCATATTTTGCCCAAAACTCCAGCCCAGCAAGTGTGTAAATTGGGAGCTGATATCCTCTTGGAAACTTTCAAG GTCCATGAACCGATCAGAAGTGAAATTCTAGAGCAGATCCTGAACAGAGTGATCACAAATGCAGGCGTTCCCATCGCCCACTTCATAG ACTTATTATCTAGCATAATTCTATCTGCTCCTCTGGTCCTTCAGAATTCTTCCTCTAATGTTACAGAAGCTTTTGAGCATTTGTCATTCCTTCCTCTTGACACAGTTCAAGGGTTTCTCAAGGCTGTGCAG CCTTTGCTCAAAATAAGCATGTCCTTGAGGGACTCGCTGATCCTTGTTCTTCGCAAATCTATGTTCTCTGG ACAACTAGATGCCCGCAAGTCAGCAGTTGCTGGATTTTTGCTCCTCTTGAAAAATTTTAAGGTTCTGGGGAGCTTGACCTCTTCCCAATGCAGCCAAGCAATTGGAGCTAGTCAG GTGCAAGTAGATGTCCACGCCCGCTATAATGCGGCAGCCAATGAGGCCTTCTGCTTAGAGATCCTAGGCAGCCTGAGACGATGCCTGAGCCAGCAGGCTGATGTCAGACTCACCCTCTACGAG GGTTTTTATGATGTCCTGCGCAGAAATTCTCAATTGAGCCATTCCATTCTGGACATGCTTCTCTCGCAG ATAAAACAATATTACGAAGCTGAACCAGACCTGCTGCCACCgttaaaattagaaaaatgcaTCCTGGCTCAAAGAGATCAAATCTTCTTGCAGGAACCTTTg GCTCACCTTTTGTGCTGCATTCAACATTGTTTGACCTGGTATACAAACGTTTTAACTGCGCACCAGCAAGCTGAagatcaggaggaggaggaggaggatagaagCTTCCAGCAAGAATTAGATAAGACGTTGGAATCCATCACAAGACGAATGATAAAGAGTGAACTGGAAGATTTTGAGCTG GATAAATCGGCAGACTTCTCTCAATCAACCGGAGTGGGCTTAAAGAACAACATCTATGCCATTTTAGTGATGGGGATCTGTGAGGTCTTGATTGAATACAACTTTAGTACAGGCAACTACAA TAAGAACAAGTTTGAAGATGTTCTGAGCCTGTTCAAGTGCTACGCAAATCTTTGTGAAATCctgaaagaaaaaacaggaaagaaCAAACTCTCGTCAACGAACAAAATTGCCCGAAGTTTCCTGTCAATGGGCTTTGTGTGTACTTTACTTACAAGTCTCTTCAG GGACTCTGCCCAAAGCCACAAGGAGAGCCTGGCTGTTCTCCGCTCCAGCACTGAGTTCATGCGTTATGCTGTTACCGTAGCATTGCAGAAAGTGCAGCAATTGGATGAGACGGGGCAGACAGATGGGCCAGAGGGAGAGAACCCAGGGAAGATGTTCCAGTATCTTTGCAAAATCACTCG AGTCCTCCTCTGGAGATATACCTCAATCCCAACATCAGCAGAAGAATTTGGGAAGAAGGATAAAGGCAAAAGCATCTCGTTGCTATGCTTGGAAGGCCTGCTGAGGATTTTTAACACAGTGCCACAACTTTATCCAACCAAAATCTCGCAGTTCCTCCAGGCTTTGG ATATCGCGAATGAAGAGGACGAAGAAGTAGCAGAGGTGAATGTCACTGAGAAAGCTGCCTTCCAGATTCGGCAGTTTCAG AGATCACTAACAAACCTGATCAGCAACACAGAAGAAGATTTTAGCAGCAAGGAAGCTCTTCTGTTGATCAACATCCTTGTGATGCTCTCAAAACTGTTGGACCCTTCCTCATCCcag TTTGTACAGCTGTTATCATGGACAGTGAAGCTTTGCAAGGAAACTAGTTTGG AAGATGCTCCTTGCTGCAAAGGTTTACTTTCTCTGCTTTTCACACTGCATGCTCTTGTTAAGAGCCCAGTCACCATTCTGCGTGATCTTGCCCAAGACATCCATGCTCAGCTGGGAGACATAGACCAG GATGTTGAGATGGAACATCAGTGCCACTTTGCCATCATGAACTCAAAGACTGCAGCTCCTACAGCTTGT TTGATGGTTTTGAGTCAAGCAGACAAGATCCTTGAAGAGGTAGATTGGCTGATCAACAAGATGAAAAACTATTTGGGATCCGAGGCAGCAG aaaaTGCCTCTCAAGCAGTAAACCAGACTCAACCGCTAGAGAAGGCTGTCATTCTACAGCTTGGGACTGCGCTGACGGCCTACCACGAGTTGGTCCAAACAGCCTTACCCACAGGGAGCTGTGTGGACACCTTGCTTAGGAGTCTCAGCAAGGTGTATGCCATTCTCACAACACTTGTCAAATAT TATCTCCAAGTGTGTCGAAACACAACCGGAGGGATTCCGGGACGATTTGAGAAACTG GTTAGACTGTCTGGTTCCCACATGACTCCCCAGTGCTATGCCTTCATCACATACGTACAG AACATCCAACGTGAAAACCTGACTTCTGCAatcgaaaaaaagaaaaaagacaaaaagggaGAGGAATCCGCTGTTATG GCTAAAGTGCTGCGGGAGACTAAACCAATTCCAAACTTGGTTTTCGCCATAGAACAGTATGAGAATTTTCTGATCCATCTCTCTAAAAAGTCAAAG GTCAACCTAATGCAATACATGAAACTAAGCGCTTCCCGGGACTTCCGAATCAACGTATCTACTGTAGAAAATGCCCTACAGGAACAGAATGCTGAGGATGAGCCAGACCAAGATGAG aGCGTTGCATCTGCCCAGTCAAACACCAGCAGAGAACCCAAGAAAAAAAGACGAAAAAAATGA